A window of Chiloscyllium plagiosum isolate BGI_BamShark_2017 chromosome 25, ASM401019v2, whole genome shotgun sequence genomic DNA:
gtagtCAGATACATtttgggacatttaaatgactctggTTGGCATGTGGAAGATAATAGAATGAAGAGTATGTTGGTTAGTCTGATCTTTAGAATAGGATAAAGGCTGGCATAACAAAGGACCAAAGGGTTTTGTTGTGCTGTTCTATGGCTGAGCTTGGTAAGGAGTATTGCACAACTGCCATAGTTAATTAAATGTCATTTCAATTTGCATATGCTCCCCCACAAAATCTAGTATTGATATACTGAAATAGGGTGAATATGAAGTTCTACATTAATTCCTTTTGCATATCCTAATACTTACACTTCCTACATGAATATTTTCCTGTCTGCAGGAACACCAGACAATTCCACATACCTAATAAGCAGCTCTGTGTGTGACTAAAATTGTGATTTCCCTGCTAAGATGTCATTACTTGGGGTTTAGACATTTTCTTGATACCACTAGCTCCCTGCTGCACTGAAGTCTATCTGAATTTTTCATAAGGTGAACCCAAAACATTCAATTGCAAGATGATTCAATGGAAAGAGACCTCTGACCCGTTAGCAAGTTTTATTTTGTACTTGCTGATGGTATTGTTCAATAGTAGTGGACAGTATTGACATTCAATTTCATTAAACATTATGGTTCTTTCCATAACTggaagaactacagatgctgcatgttgaacaaaaatagaagttgctggaaaagttcaatcagacagcatctgaaggaaaaatcagttaacatttcaagtcatagaatcatagattgtACAGCATAGTAAAAGACCCTTtactccaacttgtctatgctgaccagatatcctaacctgaccagtcacatttgccagcacttggcatattcctatacccatctccatgccttttttttttaaatgttctaattgtactagcctccaccacttcctctggcagctcattccaccccaTTCCacccatgtaccaccctctgggtgaaaaggttgcccctcataccagttttatatttttcctctcaccttaaatctatactctggatcagtggtgctggaagagcacagcaattcaggcagcatccaacggcagcgaaatcgacattttgggcaaaagcccttcatcaggaatctatgctgtctagttctggactcccatcctgggaaaatacttttatctatttatcctatccatgccgctcatgattttcacaaacctctaaggttacccctccgtctctgacacttcagggaaaacatccccagcctattcaaatcctccaatcctggcaacatccttgtaaatcttttctgaatcctttcaggttttgcAAAGtccttctgatgggaaggagaccaaaattgcatacaatattctaaaagtcactttaccaatgtcctgtacagctgcaacactacctcccaactcctatattcaatgctctgccaataaagaaaagcataccaaatacatTCTTTACTGTCTTatctacctacctgcaactccactttcaaggaactatgaacctgcactccaaggtctctggtCAATAATACTCCCCAGGATCAGACCAAGTGTacaagttctgctctgatttgcttttctaaaatgcagcaccttagttatctaagttaaactccttctgccactcctcagcccatctgatcaagatcccattgaactCTTAaggctaaaaatcacaacaccaggttatagtccaacaggtttaactggaagcgcactagctttcagagcatcactcgaacttcatcaggtggtacgaattaaacctgttggactataacctggtgttgtgatttttaactttgtacaccccagtccaacaccagcatctccaaatcattgaccTCTGAGGtagctttctttgctgtccactacacctaccattttagtatcatctgcaagcttgctaaCTATATCCCTTATGTTCATACAGAATCAGATGTTAAAATGCAAAACATCTGGAATATAAACTGAAGCCACTCCAGAACAGAACTAGGAAGAGGGGAAAACAACCAAACTTCTGGCAAGTGGTAAAATATGTGCTACAACATGGGGGGAATAGGCTCTCCTCTAACACTTCTCAGTGGTctcaattgtttttctttttagcATATAACTATCACTTTGATTAAATTATAGTTCGTTGAAATGAAGATAATTGTTGAGATTGTCTTgtgaataaaataattcatttacTAAATAAAAAAACTTAATACTGTGTGTGTTTAACAGGGAGAAGTAGGGCTATGCAATTTAAAAGTCCTTAGAGTCTGAAGTGTTTGATTTTAATTCCGAGACCCTTACAAAACTGATTGTAGCAAGGAAAATGTTGGCTCTCACGCAGAAGATAGATGAGGGGCTTAAGGAGTAAATGAAAGGTGCAGATAAAGCCCTAAGAGAGAATAACAGTTGGACTGACTGAGTGGataactgttaatggagactattagtggctaacagtaggtagtgtgtaatggcaaaCTGTGAAAACCAGGCCTGGTATGTGAGATTTGGGCTAGGACATGGGTGAGTCCAAATGAGAGAAGGGAGGGCCGAAGTGCGGGAGATGGGTTCCTTGGCAAAGTTGGCTTTGCAACatatacaggtagacaaccctttatctgaaatccgaaAGCTTTTTCgtgaagtcttttccctcagtaacaaggttgtttggcatgcaaatagttaaTCCAACTCCACACCTACTCTATGCATGTCACATGAAAtggggcgtggcccagcactggcagaccTCAATTGTGCCTCAGGGCCCGTAGTCAGTGACTCTGCTGTTCGGtaagttttttttacatttcacAGTCAAACTGTCACTTATATCAAAATTTGCAAACCAACTGGTTGTGTTTCAAAAAAAAGAATTGTATACCCCTACAACAGAGATAGAGGAAATGTGAGAATGAAATTGAATCTTTGCAGGAAATAAGGTATGAGAATGTTTggtccaagtagctgtgggagtcactgggtttatagtggatattagtggccagtttATCCACAGCAATGGAAACCTGTTGAGGAAAACAAGAGAGGAGTCAGACCAGGTAGAATGGAGGGTAgggtggaaattagaagcaaaatcAATTAACTTTTCCACTTTCACACGAGGGAAGCAGTACTGATGACATCCTTGATATATCTGAGAGAGTTGTGGATGGGGGCTGGAAGAGAATCCCCAGAGGCCCATATGCATACCCATGGCTGCCCCTTTGACCTGAATCCCATTTTAGTCACTGTCCAAACAGTAGAAGTACATGACACTCATTGAAGTGGAAGCAGGGAAATGAAGTTTCGGTCAAAAATGAGATTGTTGTGTGTGATTTGTGCATATGCTATCAATTTTTCATATCAATGTGGAGTGTaacacctcttctgtaatattgcCTTTTCACCAATACACACAGCTTGATGACCAGGTGCATGAATTCATAGTTTTAGCTggataaatgttgcattttgcttgcaaagagcatcccacctcctcctcctcctctaaccctgcatttcctgtgactCAACCATCTGGCTGGTTAGCATAGCATATGTGGTGAGTGGGAGAAAACTGAGGCACTGGAAGGAATccagacagacatggggagaatctaCATGGAGTTCTCCCCCtgcatagtcacccaaggctgatgCTTTTCTCAGAAGACTGGTGCTAGTTTAACTCAATGGTCTCCCACCTCAGAAGATTAAGAGGGGACCATCATGACCTCAACCAGAAAAGGAATTGATTGTGTGCTGTTGGTGTTATTATTTCCAGGCCAAAACAAGTGTTTTAAAATgacagcctcaacagccctcttcaaataattcctcATTGTCAACACTCAAACTTCTTGTATGTGACCTTTTGAGATTATACACTCCAGTTCTACATTGAGAAACAGCCTTACTGTATCTATCCTGTTAGTAAGTTCTCCAAGAGTCTTACCTTTCACTCAGGTCACCTTTTTATTCTAAGTTTCCAATAAGTACAGGCTCAATCTATACACTCCCTCAGGATAGTCCCTTAAACTTGGTATCAGCTAAGTAAGCTTTTcggcactgctgctactgtcagTATTTCTTTCCTTCGATCCAAAACTGTTCAGAGCATTCCAGTTGTGATTTGACTGGTCCTTTGTATTGTTTTAACATAACTTGCCTAATTGTGTGCTCTATTCTCTATGAAATAAAAGGCTAACATTACTTTCATTCACCATTACCCACTCAGTTTGGATGATTGCTTTCTGCAGCCTTAAATAAAATTTGGCAactcttccaaagtgcataataTTTCCTTACTGCCAACATTTTTTGGCCAACTCACAACCTATGTATTCCTCTGTAGGTTCTGTCATAGTTCTTACctattgtcatctgcaagctcGAAAAGAGAATGCACTATTTCCTTATCCAAGTCCATATAATAAACATTTTATACCAACATAGTTGAACAAGAACCTAGTCTTCAATTACATGGGTTGTACCCAGCCAGAACTGAGACCAAAGACAAGTTTATACCTCCTTCTGTGGAAGTTTGTTCTGCCTTGATCCCAAACTGGCTGTTAAAAGCCTTTTGAACAGGGTTTAAACATTAAAGCTACACCATTTTTAGCATTCTTCTTCCGTTCCTCTATTtgctttttttgtttaaagtgcaaactttttaTTTTGCAGTTAAATTCTTTTCTATTGCATTCCCTTTTGTATATCCTTACTGAGCCCAGCATTACTTTCTAAGGCTTACTATAATAAATATAACTTCAGTCCAACATTTCTATCGGAATTCATACCTGCTGTTTACTTACTTCAATCACTACCTCTTTCACTTGAAAGTTTTGCCTTAAAAGAAACTAAATGCTTTTAGATACATTCATTTAAGTTTATTTCTCTTGGGTTCCTACTAGTTCAGTTTCAGTTAAGAGCATTTCCTTTTTGCAAGTCTTTATGCCTTTATCATGTTCCTCCAGCTCTATAAGCAAGTCTTGAGAACAAAACTATGAAATATAGTTTGCGTTTCAGGAGCAATATGTTTATTTATTACTAAGCTACTGGAAAGTTCATCCTGTTTAACAAAATCTCATTTCCTACTGATTTTGCTGCACTTGAAAGTCTAACAGTTCTAACTTCCCATCTGTAACTGAAGTTCTTCAAATCTAACATCCCAATAAGTCTCCATTCACTCAATTGCTTGGTCTCCTTCCAAAGTTCTGGTACTTTGTTAATCTAGTGCATCCAATTCAGAGGTCTGACTTGTGCTTTATGAAGTTACTATAGCCGTCATAATTTGATACTATTTAAAACATTAGACATTCCAGAAGTGGGTTTATAAGTTCACATAGCTGGTGTTGCGATTATGGTCGTACTTTGATTTCAAGTGCCACAGGCAGTGCTGCTGACTGAATTTCAATCATGGTACCAAATGTTGTGTTCAGCTCCTCTGGTAGGATTTATTAGCAGAATTATGCAAGTGATTGTTAAAACAATTGTTTGCAACCATAATGGATTAAACAATTTGTTCAGTGAAGTAGTTAACATCCTCCATTCAGAACAGAACACTTGCACTGACTTGGGAGTTCGCACCATCAGGAAAACAGGAGAAAAGAAGCATTAGTCAGGGATGGAAAGCATGTGTCCCATTTTACTTCTTGACTATTTGAATTACATCCTCATCTTCCAGCACATGGTCTTTGCCAACTTTCTGTGGATTGTACTTCACAGAGGAGCCCCACACCAAAGcactgaaaaagagaaaaaaacaaaaacaattgttACACTCAAAATTCACCTTAAGTCCAAGCCATCCACCAATTGCCAATGTGGAGGTAACTATAGAGTATTCTGCTGAAGAGAACTGAACCAGACAAAGGAGTAAAACTTACTATTTGAATTCTTTAATTAGGTTTTTATGAATTTTCATGCAGAAATCCTCAACAGTAGTTTTTCTATGTGGTAACACAACTGGTGAAGTATAGTCAGGTAATTGTCCCTTGGGTTTGGTGTAACTATTAAAAAATGCAGATTATTTAGTTAAAGAATCCCAAGAATGTAGACAACAGTCAAAGTTTATCATCCACATGGCCAATACCTACATCCGTACAAGTTGTAAGTAATCCCATAATTTTTCCAGTAGATCATCAAAATTCCAGCGGTGATGAGCAGAGATCGGCACACAatgtggtattttgtaaatgacatccaACTCCTCCAACGAGATCTGgtcaattttgtttaaaacatagATACAGGGGATGTACACCCTGCAGCATACAACACAGCAAGTCAGTATGTTAGCCAAAATGATAAGTTTATTTCAGTTTAAGTGCTGATAAATACAGCAACCTGATGATTGGTTTTGGATTcttgatttcaaattttaaacGTATAGCAATTTTAATCAGAACATCTTATTTTTATCAAGTAGTCAGTTTCCTGTTCATTCTAGTTGGCCACTTAAATAGTCAAAAgcatattgctggagaaacacagctggTCATACCGCATCTGCAGAAAGACAAACTCAAGAAAAGTCAATGGAGTCAAAactttaactgtttttctctcatctccaatttctagtttgtttttctgttttatgATACCactatgtcatagagatgtacagcatagaaaccgacctttcagtgcaactcatccatgccaaccatatatcctaacctaatctagtcccatttgccagcactatccctctaaactattcctattcatatacccatccagatgccttttaaatgctgcaattatactagcctccactacttttttggcagatcattccatagacacacacacaaccctctgcgtgaaaaggttgaccctcaggttccttttatagcttttccttctcaccttaaacctatgcctgctagttttggactcccactccccagagaaaagactttctctatttatcctaaccatgtccctcgtgattttataagcctctgtaaaggtcacccctcagcctctgacgctcaaaggaaaacagccccaacctattcagcctgcccctatagctcaaatcctctaaacctagcaatatccttgtaaattttttctgaaccctttcaaatttcacaacatccttccaataggaaggagaccagaattgcatgcaatattccaaaaattgcctaatcaatgtcctgtacagcaacatgacctcccaacccctatactcaatgctctgaccaataaaggaaagcatatcaaatgccttgttcactatcctatctacctgcgactccacttccaaggaactatgaacctacactccaaggtctctttgttcagcaacactccccaagtgtataagtcctgttaagatttgcttttccaaaatgcagcacctcacatttatctaaattaaactccatttgccactcctcggctcactggcccatttgatcaagatctcgttatagtgaggtaaccttcttcgctgtccactacacctccaattttggcgtcatctacaaacatatctcttatgttcacatttaaatcatttctataaacaacaaaaagtagtggacccagcactgatccttgtggaacaccactggtcacaggcctccaatctgaaaagttaccctccaccaccaccctctgccttctaccttcaagccagttctgtatcgaaacgGCTAGTTctgcctgcattccatgagatctaaccttgctaaccagtcttccatagggaaccttgtcgaatgccttagcaaagtccatataaatcaagTCCATTGCTCTGCCTGCATCAATCCtcttgttacttcatcaaaaacttaatcaagtttataagatatgatttcccacacaaatccatgttgactatccctagtcagtccttgtctttccaaatacatgtaaatcctgtctctcaggattccctccaataacttgcctaccaatgacatcaggctcaccagtctatagttcgctggcttgtctttaccatgtTTCTTAAatagttagccaacctccagtcttccagcacctcacctgtgactatcgataatacaaatatctcagcaatcacttccctatcttcccacagagctctagggtacacctgatcaggtcctggggatttatccacttttatgcatttcaaggcatccagcaccaccacctctgtaatatggacatttttcaagatgtcaccatctatttccccacattctaaatcttgcatgtccttctccacagtaaacactgaagcaaaatactagtttagtatctccctcatctcctgcagctccacacaaaggccgccttgctgatctttgagatgatcctattctttccctagttaccgttttgtccttaacaaatttttaaaaatcctttggattctccttaaccttatttgccaaagctatctcatgtccccttttttgccctcctgatttcgctcttaagtatgctcctccTGCCATtgtattctaaggattcacttgatctatcctgtctataccctgacacatgcttccttctttttcttaaccaaaacctcaatttctctagtcatccagaattctctacaattaccagcctttcctttcattccaatgggaatatactgtctctggactctcattatctgaTTTGTGAATACTTCTCATTTTCCAGAcaaccctttacctgcgaacatctgcccacaatcagcttttgaaagttcttgcctaaaaccatcaaaattagccttcctccaatttagaacttcaacatttagattAGTGGTTATTGACTCTGTATTCGGACTGGAGTAGAACGTGTAGAACTTAATACTGCAAAAACTTTTAATTATAGAGAATGAATAATCAGCAATGTTTAGTTTATTGTACAAGGTTTTGCCAGCTGAGGCAACGATGGATCCAGAAAGAAAAAGGTGGAGTCTGTTGATTTTTCTGTAGAGTCAATTTAACcaaaacatgcacacacagaacaatacagcacaacaggcccttcagcccacgatgttgtgccgaacatttgtcctagcttaagcacctatccatgtacctatccaattgccgcttaaaggtcgccaatgattctgactctgccactcccacaggcagcgcattccatgcccccaccactctctgggtaaagaacctacccctgacatcccccccataccttccatccttcaccttaaatttaatgtccccttgtaatactctgttgtacccagggaaaaagtttctgactgtctatctattcctctgatcatcttataaacctctatcaagtcacccctcatccttcgccgttccaacgagaaaaggcctagcactctcaacctatcctcgtacgacctattctccattccaggcaaacaTCAGGCAGTCCATTCAACCTTGTGGCATATTGAGGCCTTTACATGGCCAGAGCTTCATTCCAACCCTGTCATCATTTTATTCGCAAGAGAGGGCAGCTGAGGAAGTAAGGTGGTGGCATAGTAGTTATGCCATTGGGCTAGTCATTTAGAGCCCTGAAAAAtactctggggatgtgggtttgaaatcccccccccccatgccagatattgaaatttgtatctggaattaaaagtaaacataatggcgaacatgtaaccactgttgattgtcataaaaatccacctTTTGTgacagaaatctgctgtccttacctggtctggtctatgggtaactccagacccacagtattatggttgatttttaactgtcttctgaaatagtcaagcaagccactcaagggcaattaggcatgggaaataaatgttggcctaaggcagtgatacccacatcccatgactgaacaaAATGAATTAGGCAGCCCATTTGttttctaaataaaaattaagtaagctgttggaggcagcagtgctaaccactgtgccaccgtgccgcccctaatccgtgctggctgtccctaatcaagcagtgtctttccagatactcaaatCCTatcctcagtaccctttccattactttgcctaccaccgaagtaagactaactggcctctaattcccagggttatccctattcccttttttgaacaggggcacaacattcgccactctccagtcccctggtaccacccccgttgacagtgaagacgaaaagatcatttcCAACAgttctgcaatttcccctcttgcttcccacataatcctaggatatatcctgtcAGGCCCGACATTTGTCAACTATTTCAATTACATATGTCCAGACTTATAATAGAAATCACCCATGTGAACATATCACACTAATTAAATACCTTGCTTGTGCAGAAGACAATGCATGACATGTTGTTGTAGACAACTTTGATTACGAATGAGAACTCAAGGATTTAGAATGGGAATGTAAGTTAAGGTAAGAAAGAATcatgtttgaaataaaaacaaaaaaaaaagtgaaggacTCAGGATGTCAGACAACATGAACGAAGAGAACATTTTAGGTTGGGATGAAAAGTGACCCTGAACTGAATCGATAGCAGTTTCTCTTCCACTATTGCTGCCTCACCTACTAAGCATTTCTACCATTctcctttttatttctgatttcctgtATCCATAGTAGTTTACATTGTAATTAGTGACATCCAATTATCAGTGGCCTCTGACCCTAAACTTTACAGAGAAAAAGCAGGTTTGCATCTGGTTCACTTTAAGAAAGGAACCAATAGGCAAGTTTTCTCAGCACTTCTCAACATCTCAAAACACTCTCAATGAAGACTGCATGATAACTATGACATGTCTCTCAGCATTGAGAACTCTCATCTGAGAAGTAATGACCATTTTTAATAACCTATTTCCAAGTAGTAGTCATTAGATTGTAATATCAAATAGTTCAGAACAGTATCTAATACAGACTCCAATAACACTTACCGATTGCCCTCAACCACATCAATTAGATCATCTGCTGTTGAATCGCTGCGTAAAGTGACATCCGCGTTATGGATTTTGTACTCAGCAAGGATGCTTTTAACAGTATCCATGTCCAACTCACTCTGCACACACTATCAAGAGGGAAGGAGGAAATGAAGAGATGATTAATACATGATTAAGCAGACTGCAAAAGAAATTCAAAAACATACCAGATCGTACACGCTTATGATCACGTACAGCATAATTTTGCCGAGTGATAACTAAATCAACTGATCATTCAACTTATTTAAATAGCCAGCACAAATACTTCTTTAGAGAGTAGGAAACttgggcggggaggggggggggaatcttacagaagtgtataagatcataagagacatgatagggtgaatgtactcagtcttttttccagggttggggaattgaggaccagGGGGCATGAatttaagaataaaagggaacctgaggggcaattttttttatatatacacagagggtggtacgcataggAAATGACTGCTAGCGGacgtggttgaggctggtacattaaagacatttaaaaggcttttgaacAAATACACGGAGAGAAAAAGTtcagacagatatgggccaagtgcagggaaatggggttagcgtgggtggacattttggtcagcatggaccagtttgggtctgtctcagtgctgtaggactctgagtGTATGAGATGCAGCATTTTTACCCTACACATTCAAAAGGATGCTACTTCCTATggaaatctcccctccccccacctcatcttagatccaaccctccaacttagcACCGTCCTCgacctgtcaatctcccttcccacctaactgctccacccttcccactgacctatcactattacccctATTTGCATCTACCTATCGTTTTCCAAGCTACCATCCCCCCAGCCCACCGCCCTATTTATCTCAGCACcattcccattcctgatgaaaggcttatgcccaaaatgttgactcttatgtgcctcagatgctgtctgacctgctgtgcttctccagcattcgcagtcctcactttctcttaatacCCACAACAATCAAACCAGGTCATAGTTTAGTTCAATTCTGATTTAATTTCAACCTTTTGCCATTCAATTCTTCTCACTCACTGTAGATGTCAAATTAATGCCTCCTTTGTCCTTCTTCCTGAACCCAATGTTGGGTGGCTGCTTGTTGAGTCGGATTCCAAACCCTTCCACCTCATTCTCAATTATCTTCTTGTGCGCCAATGGTTTCAGCACATCCAATACAATCAGGATCAAGTTGCATGTTCGCGCCACTAAAAAATATGGGAGAGAAAATGCAATGATCACGTTTAGCAGCTGAACCTTCCAAAAACAAAACGGACACTTTGCAAAATCTCTCTTTCCCGCCGTTACTGAGTGCCTTGTTCTGCATGTGTGCAGGGATAAATACAGTACAAAACTTCACAAAATTATGCAATTTCATTGTTAGTTGTATACAAGTTAAAGCATACAACATACCTGCAATTACTTGGCGCCCTCGGCCTTTACCATCTTTGGCTCCCTCAATGATACCAGGAAGATCGAGCAGCTGGGCAGGAAATATAAACATTTAAACAGTGGATGAACAAACAATAGATAAATGAAACATTGCAGAAATTAAACTGCTTTCAACTCCACAGCGTTTCACTGTCACACACAGCCTCTCTTTCATAACTTACTGTCCACCTGAGGCCTAATTTAACAGACCACCTTGTTCATGTTTCCAGGAATTGATTCCAAACCCatcatttttttcactgttcactGCAACATGCCTCACCAGGCCTGTTATTGACTTTGAGATTATGCTTCTTTGCAGTCTGTACAATTGGGCTTTATATTtg
This region includes:
- the drg1 gene encoding developmentally-regulated GTP-binding protein 1 yields the protein MSILQKISEIEAEMARTQKNKATAHHLGLLKARLAKLRRELITPKGGGGGGPGEGFDVAKTGDARIGFVGFPSVGKSTLLSNLAGVYSEVAAYEFTTLTTVPGVIRYKGAKIQLLDLPGIIEGAKDGKGRGRQVIAVARTCNLILIVLDVLKPLAHKKIIENEVEGFGIRLNKQPPNIGFRKKDKGGINLTSTCVQSELDMDTVKSILAEYKIHNADVTLRSDSTADDLIDVVEGNRVYIPCIYVLNKIDQISLEELDVIYKIPHCVPISAHHRWNFDDLLEKLWDYLQLVRIYTKPKGQLPDYTSPVVLPHRKTTVEDFCMKIHKNLIKEFKYALVWGSSVKYNPQKVGKDHVLEDEDVIQIVKK